Part of the Saccharomyces paradoxus chromosome XI, complete sequence genome, TCTTGGGTATGCATAAGCTAATTGCTATGCGGTTGTATTGGTGCGTATAATAGAAAATTCTTGTTATGAGCACCAAATCGGAGTTAGGAATGGTCCTTATCTTGTCGCATTGCGTCAAATCCGAGGCTCTCACAGGAGAAccaaatatatattctttcaattcaCTTGGCCGTATTTGCTCCATCgaatttgaaacttttgacGTGGTGTAGTCGAAGATATCACGATAATTGTTCCTACACGCCATTTGACCTGCTTCTTCAATGATCAATATCCTAAATACATACGTCTTCTCATTAATGGACGTGACTTTATCAGTACTCAGGCCtccatttttttgcagTGTGTCGATGGGACGACTATAAGGAATATCCCTAGAGCCGAAAAGCTTCAGTTTTAAATCGTCCGATATATGATCTAAAATGGGCGGGGAGGTTGTCGATAGCATCTCCGAGTGCTTTTCCACATTGACTGCAGTATCTAAAAGAGCTCCAACAGCGGTCTTAGTAGTTCCTGTGCTCGCCGCTTTACAATATACAGGGACATTGGGCACTACGGAGGAAAAATCGGAATGCTCTGAGTTCTTCTCAGAACCAGACGAACTCGTCTTATTTCTCAGTAAATTGCCTAACATATAAGCTCACCTTCTTCCACCTTCTCTACAAAGTCACACACAAGACAGTTTTAACAGGCAAATGGTACTGGAGCCTCTCACCAACGGGGTTTAAGACACTCCAAACACACAcactcttttttttctttatatattgGTAGCAACGAAAGCTAGTCGCAGATCGTTACACACTAAAGTAGATCAATCAATCAATCCTGAGAACCTGCTTCGTTCGAACCATCCACTAGAAGAAACACGCACGTGTACCCAAAAATAGAGacaaacaaacaaacaaaaataacaataatttCTACCGTCTAAAGCAAAACAACACTCGCGTATTAACAAATCCTAGATACAGCTCACTTGTACTTCACTCCTTTTGGTCCTCCACTAAAATCTCTCTCTTCTCACCATATTCctcaaataaaaaaagttccaATGATTAAACTACCAATAGGCCGTAAGCTCCGTGCACCACATCCGCCTAAGATTTGACACATATTTAAGCTGGAATTGAGGATAAGACATTGAAACAGATATTGCACACTCTACTGTAAACCCAATTACCGACAACTCAATAAAACTATATGCCCTCATGGTCAATGAATCGCTCAAACGTGACCATTCTTTCTATTTTGCACCTTTAAAACTGCTCCGTGGGTTGTGACAACTACCTTAAGGGtattgaactttttttatgaagACAAGTGAGATGATTTCACCCACAGGTATATCATTTATTTATACATGGTATTggatttcaaaaattgtaCGTTAGTGTATTTCGCTATTCATTCAGGTAGTACAGTAAAGAAACgcaagaaaatggaaagaattCCCCGGTGGTTGTTGTTTTCCCTGATATCGTCAGTGCTGTGTATACTCGGGGCCTTGTGTGTGCCGTTGTTATCGGTTGCCTTTGATAGCAAGCGGAATAGCCAATCTAAGTTGGTCAACTATGGCCTTTCTCTAAGTGCTGGATCTATGATCACTACTTCACTATATATGTTGTTGCCTCGAATCGAAAAATCAAACCGGTTCAAGGTATTTCCTGGGTTGCTTCTAGGTATTTGCCTCAGTTTTTTCCTAAACTACCTTGTTCATGCTTTCGCCAGCGAGTCTCTGGTACACTGTGCCGATAAATCTGATCATAGCCCGGATTCACATGTACACCCACAATCACACTCGCATTCGCACTCGCATTCACATTCGGATTCGGATTCGCATTTTGGCAACAATTGTGATATAGAAAATGGCCCCTCTGACCATGATTATCTAACTTCCACTTCAAGTGTTTCTGAAAATGACCCATTGATTACAAAGGATAGCAATAGAcccaaaatgaaaaagaaaatgtccTTGATTGACTTGCTAACGAGAAGGAAGTCAGAAGGTGAGTGTTGCGATTTGAACAAGTGCACTCCGCTCTTACAATCAGAGCAACCGGAATATATCGCATGTGTCCCACCAGTGATAAAGTCTTCTCAAAGCGAAAGAAATGTCCCCCGCGGAGGCGACGAACCAGAAGATAACGTACAATCCGATAATAAGGATCATCGCGGCCTTGTATGCATGGAAAATAATGTTGGTTACGACCTTGAAAACCTGTCATTGTACCGtaagaattttctttcgagccatcatcatcattctCCTGAATCGTCCGAAAATTATGGCTTCAACCAGCAGTCGCGCTCTTCTGCATCATCTTTGGGAAGCGATATAACTGAGAATCCGGCCTTATTGGCAGAAACACAACGTCATCCAGACAATGTTTCATTATACCCTCACCATCATCACTTAGAGACtcctttttccaaattattGTCTATCGGTATGCAAACTTGTCTAGTTCTTGCATTACACAAATTTCCTGAAgggtttattattttttacacCAATAGATCAGACTCATCGAAATCCTTGGggttttccatttttttaagtttGACAATCCATAATTTCGTCGAAGGGTTTGCAATGACGTTACCATTTTACACTGCATTTGAATCCAAATGGGTTGCTATTTTGATTACCACCGTTCTCGGCGGTGGTTCTCAACCATTGGGTGCATTGATAGGTTATTTCATCTTTAGGGGCAGTACTCCAAGGGATCACGAACCCAACATGGATCTTTTACTAAGCATCACCGCGGGGTTCCTATTAGTGATCGGTTTGCAGATGTTCCAGACTGGTATCGGGTTTAGCGATGgacatcatcatcatcaggGAGAAggtgatgaagaaatgaagCAGTCCCATAGTTCCGGCACAACTTGCTTGAAATGGTGCTGTACTGGCGTTTTGCTAATTCTAGCGAGCGCCCTATTCACTTGATAAATTAAATGTACGTacattctttctttctataTAAATCTTT contains:
- the ZRT3 gene encoding Zn(2+) transporter ZRT3 (Vacuolar membrane zinc transporter~similar to YKL175W) is translated as MERIPRWLLFSLISSVLCILGALCVPLLSVAFDSKRNSQSKLVNYGLSLSAGSMITTSLYMLLPRIEKSNRFKVFPGLLLGICLSFFLNYLVHAFASESLVHCADKSDHSPDSHVHPQSHSHSHSHSHSDSDSHFGNNCDIENGPSDHDYLTSTSSVSENDPLITKDSNRPKMKKKMSLIDLLTRRKSEGECCDLNKCTPLLQSEQPEYIACVPPVIKSSQSERNVPRGGDEPEDNVQSDNKDHRGLVCMENNVGYDLENLSLYRKNFLSSHHHHSPESSENYGFNQQSRSSASSLGSDITENPALLAETQRHPDNVSLYPHHHHLETPFSKLLSIGMQTCLVLALHKFPEGFIIFYTNRSDSSKSLGFSIFLSLTIHNFVEGFAMTLPFYTAFESKWVAILITTVLGGGSQPLGALIGYFIFRGSTPRDHEPNMDLLLSITAGFLLVIGLQMFQTGIGFSDGHHHHQGEGDEEMKQSHSSGTTCLKWCCTGVLLILASALFT